One Psychrobacillus glaciei genomic region harbors:
- a CDS encoding GIY-YIG nuclease family protein, which produces MDRKKELKQAYKEVKIESGIYVITNNQNGKKFIASTRNFKTLNGTKFTLETGTHTNRQLQEEWNQFGKDAFEIEKVEILKPSENQFIDEKKELEKLLSKWIEQMQPFGDKGYHT; this is translated from the coding sequence TTGGATCGCAAAAAAGAATTAAAACAAGCATACAAAGAAGTAAAAATTGAAAGTGGAATTTATGTCATCACAAATAATCAAAACGGTAAAAAGTTCATTGCATCGACACGTAACTTTAAAACGTTAAACGGTACGAAATTCACCTTAGAAACAGGTACGCATACAAATCGTCAGCTCCAAGAGGAATGGAATCAATTCGGAAAAGATGCATTTGAAATAGAGAAAGTGGAAATCCTTAAACCGTCGGAAAATCAATTTATTGATGAAAAGAAAGAACTTGAAAAGTTACTAAGCAAATGGATTGAACAAATGCAACCATTTGGGGATAAAGGTTACCATACTTAA
- a CDS encoding YdcF family protein, whose protein sequence is MKKKMRWIVLIPLFVIASGGFGVWLLTNKWIDDGLEPKANGSNEYAIVLGAKVKKGNIPSLALKYRLDSALAYAREYPHVKLVVSGGQGQDEDIAEAVYMKEFLLENGIVEDRLIVEDQSTSTYENLLFSQELLPDNVTSVTIITSDYHLHRAKILAKKLVWDADSVAAKTPKSVEMKLRLRERAALLKTYIVGK, encoded by the coding sequence ATGAAGAAAAAAATGAGGTGGATTGTGCTTATTCCTTTATTCGTTATTGCTTCTGGGGGATTTGGCGTTTGGTTGCTTACTAATAAATGGATTGATGATGGTCTTGAGCCGAAAGCGAATGGATCGAATGAGTATGCTATCGTGCTTGGGGCAAAAGTGAAAAAAGGAAATATTCCTTCTCTAGCATTAAAGTATCGATTAGATTCGGCGCTAGCATATGCAAGAGAATATCCACATGTGAAGCTTGTTGTCTCTGGTGGACAAGGACAAGATGAAGATATTGCGGAAGCTGTTTACATGAAGGAATTTCTCTTAGAAAATGGGATAGTAGAAGATCGACTTATCGTAGAAGATCAGTCAACTTCTACTTATGAAAACTTACTATTTTCGCAAGAGTTACTCCCCGATAATGTGACCTCCGTGACAATTATTACAAGTGACTACCACTTACATCGAGCGAAAATACTTGCTAAAAAGTTAGTTTGGGATGCCGATAGCGTGGCAGCAAAAACTCCGAAAAGCGTGGAAATGAAATTGAGGTTGCGTGAGCGGGCGGCGCTTTTGAAAACTTATATTGTAGGGAAATAA
- a CDS encoding glycerol-3-phosphate acyltransferase, with protein MVVWIICVLIISYLVGAIHGSKVAQFFSGVNIKNEGLKNSGASNAAIVLGMKYGVLVALIDILKGVFVISGTRFFMQHFSLFSDVEQDLLLYLAGAAVILGHNFPIYTRFKGGKGTASIIGILFAIYWPIGLIGLLLLIGTTFLTDYLLIGVFVFYFVFVGGTIWFTEGFASIVIASFLFVMALILHIENFRRLASNEEPRISAFLRKKKPSM; from the coding sequence ATGGTAGTTTGGATTATTTGTGTATTAATTATTAGCTATTTAGTCGGAGCAATTCATGGTTCAAAGGTTGCTCAGTTTTTTAGTGGAGTTAATATTAAAAATGAAGGCCTTAAAAATTCTGGCGCTTCCAACGCGGCCATTGTTCTCGGAATGAAGTATGGGGTTTTGGTTGCATTGATCGATATTCTGAAAGGGGTATTCGTTATTAGTGGTACCCGTTTTTTTATGCAGCATTTTTCTTTATTTTCAGATGTGGAACAAGACTTATTACTTTATTTAGCCGGAGCCGCTGTTATTTTAGGTCATAACTTTCCCATCTACACTAGGTTTAAAGGTGGAAAAGGAACTGCTTCAATTATCGGTATTTTGTTTGCTATTTATTGGCCCATTGGACTGATTGGACTTTTATTATTAATAGGCACGACTTTTTTAACGGACTATTTATTGATTGGTGTATTTGTTTTTTACTTTGTATTTGTGGGCGGGACTATTTGGTTTACAGAAGGATTTGCTTCTATTGTTATCGCGAGTTTTTTATTCGTCATGGCATTAATTTTGCATATCGAAAATTTTCGTCGTTTGGCTTCTAATGAAGAGCCAAGAATATCAGCCTTTTTAAGAAAAAAGAAGCCTTCTATGTGA
- a CDS encoding O-acetylhomoserine aminocarboxypropyltransferase/cysteine synthase family protein, which yields MTNLQPETLLLHGGQQPDPVTGSRAVPIHKTTSFVFRDTEHAQNLFALKESGNIYSRITNPTVDVFEQRVALLEGGTAAVALSSGMAAIAFSILNIAGAGDEIIAAENLYGGTFNLFAHTLPRYGITVKFIDSTDPENFRAAVTDKTKGFFAEIIGNPSLNVLDVEKVAAIANEVGVPLLVDNTFASPYGANPIKHGAHVVIHSATKWIGGHGTTIGGVVVDGGNFNWDSQKFPGFTEPDVTYHGLRYGIDVPNVAFAVKLRVQLLRDFGPSLSPEAAFSFLQGLETLHLRVPKHNENAQKIAEYLSNHEGVEWVNYLGLEEHPSYELAQKYLNYGFGSILTFGVKGGKEAGRHIIDNIEIWSHVANVGDAKSLIIHPASTTHQQLTSEDLVKSGVTEDLIRLSVGLEAVEDLRNALDKVLVESTNVLSR from the coding sequence ATGACAAATCTTCAACCAGAAACACTTCTTTTACACGGTGGTCAGCAACCAGATCCAGTGACAGGTTCAAGAGCAGTGCCTATCCACAAAACAACTTCTTTTGTATTTCGTGATACAGAGCACGCACAAAATCTTTTCGCATTAAAAGAGTCAGGTAATATTTATTCACGTATTACAAACCCAACAGTGGATGTCTTTGAACAACGGGTTGCATTACTAGAAGGCGGAACAGCTGCTGTTGCCTTATCTTCTGGAATGGCTGCAATTGCATTCTCCATTTTGAATATAGCGGGAGCGGGCGATGAAATCATTGCAGCGGAGAATTTATACGGTGGAACATTTAATTTATTTGCCCATACATTGCCGCGATATGGTATTACAGTGAAATTTATCGATTCAACAGATCCAGAAAACTTCCGTGCAGCAGTGACGGACAAAACAAAAGGATTCTTTGCCGAAATTATTGGAAACCCGAGTTTAAATGTCCTTGATGTGGAGAAAGTCGCAGCAATTGCAAATGAAGTAGGGGTACCTTTACTTGTGGATAATACATTTGCAAGCCCGTATGGTGCAAATCCAATTAAACACGGTGCACATGTAGTTATCCATTCAGCAACAAAATGGATCGGCGGACATGGAACAACAATTGGAGGAGTAGTTGTAGATGGAGGGAATTTTAATTGGGATTCTCAAAAGTTCCCCGGATTTACAGAACCAGACGTAACCTATCATGGCTTACGATATGGAATTGATGTTCCAAACGTAGCGTTTGCAGTTAAACTACGTGTTCAACTGCTTCGTGATTTCGGTCCTTCCTTAAGCCCGGAAGCAGCATTCTCTTTTTTACAAGGTTTAGAAACACTTCATCTGCGAGTACCAAAACATAACGAAAATGCACAAAAAATAGCAGAATATCTATCCAATCATGAAGGGGTAGAATGGGTTAACTACCTTGGGTTAGAAGAACACCCATCCTATGAACTTGCACAAAAATACTTAAACTATGGTTTCGGTTCTATCTTAACGTTTGGAGTGAAAGGTGGAAAAGAAGCAGGCCGACATATTATTGACAATATTGAAATTTGGTCGCATGTAGCAAATGTTGGGGATGCGAAATCGCTCATTATCCATCCTGCATCTACAACCCATCAACAATTGACGTCAGAGGACTTAGTGAAATCTGGTGTTACAGAAGACTTAATCCGCTTGTCGGTAGGTCTAGAAGCGGTAGAGGATTTGCGAAATGCGCTTGATAAAGTACTTGTAGAAAGCACAAATGTCCTCTCTAGATAG
- a CDS encoding homoserine dehydrogenase, whose translation MAKIKAAILGFGTVGQGIYHIVNEKKEDLKKSLGLDIEISAILVNNLAKERIQTPGVLVTDDFEDIINIPGLQVVFEAIVNEEPAYGYLCKAIDKGCHVITANKVMFSKYSIPLHERAKSRGVFIGYEATTAGGVPVIKTLKNLLQVNSVKRIQGILNGTSNYILTQMRLNECQFNDALTEAQDLGYAEADPYNDISGQDAFRKLMILSALAFKKQPNWDDVRVVGIDGISLEDVKKAKQEGLRYRHVAEIEQDENGELFASVGPQLVGPDHPLYAIEAVNNAVALDTNYIGTLTLVGPGAGMYPTASVMVEDYAEIIGKRAGFMITI comes from the coding sequence ATGGCAAAAATAAAAGCAGCAATTCTTGGTTTTGGAACAGTAGGTCAAGGAATTTATCATATTGTGAATGAAAAAAAAGAAGACTTAAAAAAATCATTAGGATTGGACATCGAAATTAGTGCCATTCTCGTAAATAATTTAGCGAAAGAAAGAATACAAACACCTGGGGTACTCGTAACAGACGATTTCGAGGATATTATTAATATTCCAGGACTTCAAGTTGTGTTTGAAGCCATTGTGAATGAAGAGCCAGCATATGGCTACTTATGTAAAGCGATTGATAAAGGATGTCACGTGATTACGGCAAATAAAGTGATGTTTTCTAAATATAGTATTCCACTTCATGAACGTGCAAAATCACGTGGTGTATTTATCGGATACGAAGCAACCACAGCTGGTGGAGTTCCTGTTATTAAAACGTTGAAAAATTTACTTCAAGTGAATTCAGTGAAAAGAATTCAAGGAATATTAAACGGCACGTCTAACTACATTTTGACGCAAATGCGTTTAAATGAATGCCAGTTCAATGATGCATTAACAGAAGCACAAGATTTAGGCTATGCGGAAGCAGATCCGTATAATGACATTTCTGGTCAAGACGCATTTCGTAAGTTGATGATATTAAGTGCGCTTGCATTTAAGAAGCAACCAAATTGGGATGATGTGCGAGTGGTTGGAATTGACGGCATTTCATTAGAAGATGTGAAAAAAGCAAAGCAAGAAGGGCTTCGTTATCGCCATGTGGCAGAAATCGAGCAAGATGAAAATGGCGAACTTTTCGCTTCCGTAGGCCCACAACTTGTCGGTCCAGACCATCCTTTATATGCAATTGAAGCAGTAAACAATGCGGTCGCCCTAGATACAAACTATATCGGTACACTAACACTCGTTGGGCCTGGAGCAGGAATGTACCCAACCGCAAGTGTTATGGTAGAGGATTATGCAGAAATCATCGGCAAACGAGCAGGGTTTATGATTACGATCTAA
- a CDS encoding DNA alkylation repair protein, which yields MNLEMVMQELEALGKERSKKMYMSNGAHEPLFGVATGAMKPIVKKIKINQPLAEELYATGNYDAMYFAGIIADPKAMTESDYDRWMDAAYFYMISDFVVAITLSESDIAQEVADKWIASDEELRISAGWSCYCWLLGNRKDVEFSESKIFNMLDMVKNMIHHSPERAKSSMNNFVYTVGISYLPLHEKAVETAKAIGIVEVKRDEKKSSFLNAYETILKGVDQGRIGFKRKHVRC from the coding sequence ATGAATTTAGAAATGGTTATGCAGGAGCTTGAAGCGCTTGGCAAGGAACGATCTAAAAAAATGTACATGTCCAATGGTGCACATGAGCCGCTTTTTGGTGTAGCAACAGGTGCTATGAAACCAATCGTAAAAAAAATAAAGATAAATCAGCCTTTAGCTGAAGAGCTGTATGCCACAGGGAACTACGATGCGATGTACTTTGCAGGCATTATTGCAGACCCAAAAGCTATGACGGAATCGGATTATGATCGTTGGATGGATGCGGCGTATTTTTATATGATATCCGATTTTGTAGTGGCCATAACGTTATCTGAGTCAGATATTGCGCAAGAAGTTGCTGATAAATGGATTGCAAGCGACGAGGAGCTGAGAATATCAGCGGGTTGGAGTTGCTACTGTTGGCTTTTAGGGAATCGAAAGGATGTAGAATTCTCAGAAAGTAAGATTTTCAATATGCTTGATATGGTGAAAAATATGATTCATCATTCGCCAGAACGAGCGAAATCCTCTATGAATAATTTTGTATATACGGTGGGGATTTCCTATTTGCCACTCCATGAAAAGGCAGTCGAGACTGCAAAGGCAATAGGGATAGTTGAAGTAAAACGGGACGAGAAAAAAAGCAGTTTCCTAAATGCTTACGAAACCATTCTAAAAGGAGTCGATCAAGGAAGAATTGGTTTTAAACGCAAACATGTAAGATGTTGA
- a CDS encoding excisionase family DNA-binding protein — protein sequence MYMTVEETANYLSMPIEQVKRYIAEKKIRAIFDGEDYFVNSAQFETHLQQVEEIKRQIDEWRNTPIPDDIDVKDED from the coding sequence TTGTATATGACAGTAGAAGAAACTGCAAATTATTTATCAATGCCTATTGAACAAGTAAAACGGTATATTGCGGAAAAAAAGATTCGTGCTATTTTCGACGGAGAAGATTATTTCGTAAATAGCGCTCAATTTGAAACACATTTACAGCAAGTGGAAGAAATAAAACGTCAAATTGACGAGTGGCGTAATACACCGATTCCAGATGATATTGATGTGAAAGACGAAGACTAA
- a CDS encoding DMT family transporter, with protein sequence MSFLPYIFVLLGAILWGTTGTAQTLLPDSAHPFVISAGRSTVGGFSLLVIMILLKKINFKTWPWKETVYAAICISLFQLLFFSSVLLTGVAIASVVAIGSAPVFSGIIEWVFLKLRPSKIWGISTSFAIVGCLFLFLNKGEITINPIGILYSLIAGLIFAFYTLSSKSLLQKVEAIPAVAMTFSTSALLLMPFLFIYDVSWLKDAGNVGIIFYLGLATTSVAYVLYARGLHKIPSSSALTLSLAEPTTAAILGVFIVGEVLGVMSWIGILLLLGSIVVLTVGSKSNRKVA encoded by the coding sequence ATGTCTTTTCTGCCATACATATTTGTATTACTTGGTGCCATTTTATGGGGTACGACGGGTACCGCTCAAACATTATTGCCGGATAGTGCCCACCCTTTTGTGATTAGTGCTGGACGTTCTACAGTAGGTGGTTTTTCTCTATTAGTAATTATGATTCTATTAAAAAAGATTAATTTCAAAACATGGCCATGGAAAGAAACGGTTTATGCAGCTATTTGTATTTCGCTTTTTCAATTATTGTTTTTTTCATCGGTTTTATTAACAGGAGTTGCCATTGCAAGCGTTGTAGCAATTGGGAGTGCTCCGGTATTTTCAGGAATCATTGAATGGGTATTTCTCAAGTTACGACCATCTAAGATTTGGGGGATATCCACTTCATTTGCAATTGTAGGTTGTTTGTTTCTGTTTTTAAATAAAGGGGAAATTACGATCAATCCTATTGGCATCCTGTATTCACTTATCGCAGGGCTAATATTCGCATTTTATACGCTCTCCAGTAAATCTTTGTTACAAAAAGTAGAGGCTATACCTGCTGTGGCAATGACTTTTTCCACTAGTGCCCTTTTATTGATGCCTTTCTTATTTATATATGATGTTAGCTGGTTAAAGGATGCGGGAAACGTCGGGATAATCTTCTACTTAGGCCTTGCCACAACAAGTGTTGCGTATGTGTTGTATGCGAGAGGCCTGCATAAAATTCCTTCCTCATCGGCGTTGACGCTGTCTTTAGCGGAACCAACGACAGCCGCTATTCTAGGGGTATTCATTGTAGGTGAAGTGCTTGGAGTAATGTCTTGGATAGGGATACTTTTATTGTTAGGTAGTATTGTGGTTTTAACGGTTGGTAGTAAATCAAATAGAAAAGTAGCTTAA
- a CDS encoding BsuPI-related putative proteinase inhibitor encodes MRKSKRVTWILLLCTSLLVLASCGTSNVSSTTGSEGKDNNISTRLVLDADGEGSFIIKNESKKEVVLTSSSGQQIEFQLLNEAKETIYTYSANKMFMQGIVENKLQPGEEWIIPLNLQAELAGVPTGTYKLVVWSTTDGLNDLKIETTYKWTGAITTEAPKKLVVEKQEVIYIGQQDLHSIEVENLEGTTEAMQLSEVAVPFFEGLEKGKHIFVEYVVENEQKVIQSAQLGE; translated from the coding sequence ATGAGAAAATCAAAAAGAGTTACCTGGATTTTACTACTGTGTACTTCCCTCCTCGTTTTGGCGAGCTGTGGAACTAGTAATGTTAGCTCTACAACGGGGAGCGAAGGCAAAGATAATAATATATCTACAAGGCTTGTCCTAGACGCAGATGGTGAAGGTTCTTTTATTATTAAAAATGAATCAAAAAAGGAAGTTGTTCTGACCTCATCGAGCGGACAACAAATTGAGTTTCAACTTTTGAATGAAGCGAAGGAAACAATCTACACCTACTCCGCGAACAAAATGTTTATGCAAGGAATTGTGGAGAACAAATTACAACCAGGGGAAGAGTGGATTATTCCACTAAATCTCCAAGCAGAACTTGCAGGAGTACCAACCGGAACTTATAAGTTGGTCGTATGGTCAACTACAGATGGACTTAATGATCTTAAAATCGAGACCACCTATAAGTGGACTGGAGCTATTACGACTGAAGCACCTAAAAAACTAGTTGTGGAGAAACAAGAAGTCATTTATATCGGTCAACAAGATCTTCATTCCATTGAAGTGGAAAATTTAGAGGGCACAACAGAAGCAATGCAACTATCCGAAGTTGCGGTACCTTTCTTTGAAGGATTAGAAAAAGGTAAACATATTTTCGTAGAGTATGTAGTAGAAAATGAACAAAAAGTTATCCAATCTGCACAACTAGGGGAATAA
- a CDS encoding response regulator transcription factor: MTQFTVLVTDDDQDIRDGIEIYLKNEGYNVLKAADGLEALQLIEENEVHVIILDIMMPKMDGIAATFKIREQKNIPIIMLSAKAEDSDKIHGLSVGADDYVTKPFHPMELVARVKSQLRRYTKLGTYQGQQKVIEVDGLTLIQEAKELTVEGEIVKLTPIEFKITELLMVNAGRVFSINEIYERVWNEPAYNAENIVAVHIRKIREKIEADSKNPRYLKVVWGVGYKIDK; this comes from the coding sequence ATGACACAATTTACAGTATTAGTAACGGATGATGACCAAGATATTCGAGATGGTATTGAAATTTACTTAAAAAATGAAGGATATAACGTTCTAAAAGCTGCAGACGGATTAGAAGCACTGCAGTTAATAGAAGAAAATGAAGTTCACGTCATTATTTTAGATATTATGATGCCGAAAATGGACGGAATTGCAGCGACATTCAAAATTAGAGAGCAAAAAAACATTCCTATTATTATGCTGAGTGCGAAAGCGGAGGATTCAGATAAAATCCATGGATTATCAGTTGGAGCAGATGATTATGTAACGAAGCCTTTCCATCCGATGGAGCTGGTGGCACGTGTGAAGTCGCAGTTACGGAGATACACGAAGCTAGGCACCTACCAAGGGCAGCAAAAAGTTATAGAAGTGGATGGACTGACGTTAATTCAAGAAGCAAAAGAACTTACCGTGGAAGGAGAAATTGTCAAACTGACACCTATCGAATTTAAAATTACAGAGCTACTAATGGTCAATGCAGGACGTGTGTTTTCAATTAATGAAATATATGAGCGCGTTTGGAATGAACCCGCATATAACGCAGAAAATATCGTAGCAGTTCATATTCGAAAAATTCGAGAAAAGATTGAAGCGGATTCAAAAAATCCAAGATATCTAAAGGTGGTGTGGGGCGTTGGCTATAAAATCGACAAGTAA